A single window of Zea mays cultivar B73 chromosome 10, Zm-B73-REFERENCE-NAM-5.0, whole genome shotgun sequence DNA harbors:
- the LOC103641165 gene encoding uncharacterized protein, which yields MADLVAVGIKRRDAEVGSHGFPILLGPKRIKLEDEAEIPEPMEEEEPLADVDADAGAAAPVVVQAQPAVSVSMPSPSPLQPAQGHEEAAVLREPQPGLQQAAPMDVEEDFRQPQPQPGLHPRFWSGLF from the exons ATGGCTGATCTTGTGGCCGTGGGCATAAAGAGGAGGGACGCCGAAGTGGGCAGCCATGGATTCCCCATCCTCCTTGGTCCCAAGAGGATCAAACTAGAG GACGAGGCAGAGATCCCGGAGCCGATGGAAGAAGAGGAACCACTTGCAGACGTGGACGCAGACGCCGGTGCAGCAGCACCGGTCGTTGTGCAGGCGCAGCCAGCCGTGTCGGTGTCGATGCCCTCACCGTCACCGCTGCAGCCAGCTCAGGGCCACGAGGAGGCTGCTGTCCTCCGTGAGCCGCAGCCTGGCCTGCAACAGGCGGCGCCGATGGACGTCGAGGAGGATTTCCggcagccgcagccgcagcctggcCTGCATCCTCGCTTTTGGTCAG GTCTGTTCTGA
- the LOC109942973 gene encoding ethanolamine-phosphate cytidylyltransferase has translation MAIGLLAFESHQGLWNSGYYSQLFGIGGVLITLTILMLSTGYFGGIGAPFAPYFWPYLGQVPKKRERKRPVRVYMDGCFDLMHYGHANALRQAKLLGDQLVVGVVSDEEIVANKGPPVLSMEERLTLVSGLKWVDEVVPNAPYEITEEFMNTLFNKYSIDYIIHGDDPCLLPDGTDAYALAKKVGRYKQIKRTEGVSSTDIVGRILLTFRQKDADTDLSVVVAEKSGEKSNDEVKSQLSHFLPTSRRIMQFSNGQAPSPGARVVYVDGTFDLFHAGHVEFLRSARQLGDFLLVGIYDDESIRDRRGCRPIMHLHERTLGVLACRYVDEVIIGAPWEVSKDMITTFNISLVVHGTVAEGNSAGEIDPYAVPKSMGIFQTIRSPKSITTLSVATRIVDNHEAYKKRNLKKKASEDRYYTQKKFVSGD, from the exons ATGGCGATCGGATTACTAGCGTTTGAGAGCCACCAGGGGCTCTGGAACAGCGGATACTATTCACAGTTGTTTGGAATTGGAGGAGTTCTCATCACTCTTACCATTCTTATGTTATCCACGGGCTACTTTGGGGGAATTGGTGCCCCATTTGCTCCATATTTCTGGCCGTATCTAGGACAAGTTCCAAAGAAGAGGGAACGCAAAAGGCCTGTGAGAGTGTACATGGATGGATGCTTTGATCTCATGCACTACGGCCATGCAAATGCATTGCGGCAGGCCAAATTGCTGGGCGATCAGCTTGTAGTTGGAGTGGTTAGTGATGAGGAGATTGTGGCAAACAAAGGTCCACCTGTCCTTTCTATGGAAGAGAG GTTGACTCTTGTTAGTGGTCTCAAGTGGGTCGATGAGGTCGTTCCCAATGCACCCTATGAGATAACAGAAGAATTCATGAATACTCTCTTCAACAAGTACAGCATTGATTACATTATTCATGGAGATGATCCTTGTCTTCTACCTGATGGCACTGATGCATATGCGCTAGCGAAGAAGGTCGGGCGTTACAAGCAAATCAAGCGAACAGAAGGTGTCTCGAGCACTGACATAGTTG GGAGGATATTGCTAACATTCAGGCAGAAAGATGCTGACACTGATTTAAGTGTTGTCGTTGCTGAGAAGTCTGGAGAGAAATCAAATGATGAAGTGAAAAGTCAGCTATCTCATTTCCTTCCAACTTCTCGCCGGATCATGCAGTTTTCAAATGGGCAG GCTCCTTCGCCAGGTGCTCGTGTTGTCTATGTAGATGGCACATTTGATCTTTTCCACGCTGGCCATGTTGAG TTCCTCAGGAGTGCCAGACAACTTGGTGACTTTCTTCTTGTGGGTATCTATGACGACGAGTCGATCAG GGATAGAAGAGGCTGTCGTCCTATAATGCATCTCCATGAGCGTACTCTTGGTGTTCTTGCCTGCCGTTATGTTGATGAAGTCATTATTGGTGCACCATGGGAAGTTTCTAAGGACATG ATCACTACGTTTAACATTTCATTGGTTGTCCATGGGACTGTAGCTGAGGGCAATTCAGCT GGTGAAATTGATCCTTATGCTGTTCCAAAGAGCATGGGGATTTTCCAGACAATCAGGAGCCCAAAATCTATAACAACATTGTCAGTGGCGACAAGAATAGTTGACAATCATGAAGCTTACAAG AAGAGGAACCTGAAAAAGAAGGCTAGCGAAGACCGGTACTACACACAAAAGAAATTCGTTTCTGGAGACTAG